Below is a genomic region from Hevea brasiliensis isolate MT/VB/25A 57/8 chromosome 3, ASM3005281v1, whole genome shotgun sequence.
CAGGAAACAATTCTTGGCTCTTCTTCAACGGCAGTAACTCTTGAagaagcctttttttttttaatggaaattttgtTGTCTTTCTGTGTGAGCTAAAAATGAATGTTTGTGGTTTAAGGGTGGACAAATTCCAGCATTTGGAGACTGGGAGCACGCAAATGAGTTGCCAATAACTCAATATTTCGAAAGTGCAAGACAAGCAGGCTTGATTCGATACAGTTCTTCTGGAGAATGCGATCAGTACATGCGTGGTGATTTGTATGCTACTGATTTCAAGAAACCTTCTCGTGATCTTGGTCCTCCAAGAAAGGTACGTTGCTGCTCACCATTAGAATTAGATCTATGTTTGATGCTTTCACATTGAGAGGTGATAATTTCATGTGGGTATTGACAAATTTGATGAGGTTGAAAAATGAATACCATAATGATGTTATTAATGATGATTTGGAGTGGAATTCATGGTGGGTTAATCGTGTAACAGACAAGGGTGAAAGAGAGGCGAGTCCCACTCCCACATGTCAAGGAGCAGAAGAAACAAGTCAAAGTTAGTGACGTGACTGAACCGCCAAGAAAACAACAGTGCCAGAAACCCATATCTGTTTACAGTGTGTCAGAAAAGAACAATGGTGTCTCGGTTCACCCACGTCCTAAATTGCCTGTTAGACCTCCTAAACCTGTTGATGAAGACCTCTACAAAATCTCTCCTGAGCTTCTCCGATCTTCCAAGCGGGTCAGTTTCTCTCCCCCATTCCCCTTCCATTTACgcattatttaatttcttctGGTGAGTTGTTTCATTGGAGCTCTTAA
It encodes:
- the LOC131178747 gene encoding uncharacterized protein LOC131178747 gives rise to the protein MDGGQIPAFGDWEHANELPITQYFESARQAGLIRYSSSGECDQYMRGDLYATDFKKPSRDLGPPRKTRVKERRVPLPHVKEQKKQVKVSDVTEPPRKQQCQKPISVYSVSEKNNGVSVHPRPKLPVRPPKPVDEDLYKISPELLRSSKRKKKVAGFFSCLVPSCAS